AGTTACATTGTTACTATCCTATTTGATATTTACAAAACCATTAACAGAACAACATGGTAGTGGACTAATACTCATAGCTATGGGAATCACATTGAAGATGTTGcctgaaaacaaaccaatcatcaACAAAAAAGCCATAAATTCTTCTCCTAATAATAGTTCAAAGTCAACTActggtgatgatgatgaagagatgGGGGGAGTCCAGGAATCTgtaggtgaagatgatgaaaggAGGCCTTTGGTTTAGCTAAAATGTTGTTGATGcaagttttatatatttttggtcattattttgaaatttcacatttctttgttagttaaaggaaaaaaagaaaagaaattatttgatgtttagaatattaatttaaattaaatggtttAGATATATAAATTCATTTGCATGCTTATGAAATATGAATGTGACAAtttcagccttgtattctaatcCAACGAATAGTCGTGAATATGACAGAGAAGTCGGTCACAACAAGTGTACAAAATaacaatataaaaaacaaaaataatgtgACGATTTGATTTGTGGCCTGTGTAACTGAAAAAGTATATACTGCGAGATGTCGGCCTCCTAATAAATCTTAGTTATGTTGATTAATGAGTACTCAAatctaaacctaataaaaataactattataaaatatatttggatGCCAATAATAtatatagtatttattttttattactataatataatatattaatttattatttgcggatatttaatagatttaaatattattagtttgatttattttttattattttatttattttaaatatattatatgttatatattaaattaatattataatgcatttcatataaaattaataaaataaaaatatttataatttaaatatttaaaaattaattcaaattgaatcagatttaatcaaatcatttaaaattaaattgaattgtgaattaaagtaTTTTTTGAAGATTAAATATATATTGCACTTTAATCAtttgaatataaataaataatatatttttaataataattaattttaatatttaaatatgtcatttaagaaattaaattttgtgtttaCAATTTTAAATATAGATGATAATAATTAAGTATGTTatgattaattttataattttttaatatataattttattttaattagtgtttaaaattttgaaattattatgaaatctaatatttttattttaaattgaagtatttcatatatttttttataaaaaattatttaaaaataaaatctctCTAACATTAGCTAACACTTTATGAAATTGATAATTTCTATAGGAAATCCTTTCAGACCGATCATAAATAAATTCATGATATATCGGCATTTTTTTAGCATGAAAAGagacatattttataatttattatatggtGCTGGTGATATTgtgaaataaaaatcaataaaaatattatgcattataaatttaattatataaagagtttaattgctatgcactgtcagtgtaaattttttacactatcaatacatcacaaccactcaattatattatttttaaaaaaattaaaataaaaatcaaacacttCCAACAGATTAACGGCTATGattcactgacggtgtaaaacttctttacactgtcagtgtatttcaattaaattcttatATAAAAATGTAAACGGTTTAAAAAAAAGGAAAGTATATATTTTAGAGTTGAATTGCTATGCACCGTCAGTGTAAagatttttacactatcaatacattacaaccactcaattatattactttttagaaaattaaaataaaagtcaaacccTTTTAACAAATTAACGGTTGTGATTTATCGACGGTGTAAAAtttctttacactgtcagtgtattccaattaaatcctatattttaacataaaaaaaaaaagaatataagtcaattatttctaaaaaaaaagtgCAATTTCTTCTAAAATGTTATTTCTAaaactattatatttatttattagttaaAATCAAACTATACAATCGTGTGAAGAATAGTATATAAAAGAGTGGTAGGGTAGCTAACATGTTGATATAGAATTTAATTctacaataatatttatttgtaaataaattgttgatgttaataaataaacaattatttttaaaaaaattattttcaaaaagaaaattgtgcaattttttaaaaatgttttgagtaaaataaaatattagtatatattttaatcaaaaatataaataaatatagtaattCAGAGAAATCTtaatatttatatacgggaaAATATACGGTCCATCCAAATACTTGTATAAATGGAAAAACTATATTTATgcttcaaatataaataaaaatatttttttcctttaaaaaaaataaatttttttaattaagtaatttagtctttctattttttcattcttattatattttagaaatatatGCGTATAAGTAATGTACCAGTACCCGTACAAACACACGAGTATTCATACAAAAATCCGTATGAATTTACGGGTTATTACATTTTTTatacaattaaagaaaataaaagtaaatatattttaaattatgtatGAACCCTAACACGGgtaaaatgtatttatttatggtactaatattatttttatacaattaaaataatattttttaatactaTGTTATTAGTCGATGTTTATAAAACTAAATAATTAGATAAAtacttttataaataatgtcaaaacaagtttaatatttatatacgaaaaaatatATGGTTCGTtcaaatatttgtaaatattgaaaaattatatttatgctccaaatataaataaaaaaatatttttttttttaaaaataacaaacttttgtctttctgttttttcatttttattataattttggttttatttaaaaaataataaactattttagtaaaacaatttaatttttttatttacatttttttacattttaaaaataaaagcgtGTGTACTACACTACACTAGTACTAGTACTCGTGTGAGTATCCCACTAGTTCAAAGAAATCTTAATTATTTATCAAAATTAGAGTGCctaatcattcatacatattggaTTTGTAAAATAAAAGAACTATACAATCGTGGGAAAAGAGTATATTTCCTTACATAGATATAAAGTACTAGTAGTAGTTTACAGCTATATAAGAACGGTGGTCGGTGGCCATGTGGTGATTTAAACGTGTCAACAACGTTGCTCAAAACAGGCAACCATAATCCTGCTACGTGTTTGTTCATTTACATGCAAAGTGACACTTTGAATGAAGTGACACTAACAAAAACGAAGAGAATAAAAATAAAGCTGTTCATTACTGTGAACTGAAAACATTGCAAGGAATTAAATTCTTCTGCCAATAATTAACCACAaagttccaaaaattttattaaaaaacaagaGGCTTGATTGATCAGTGCTATAATGGATGAGAGAGGTGACAACAACAACACCACAAGGCTTCTCCTTAGTGGTGATAGTGGTGATATTGAAAGGAAGAGCGAAAGACCAAAAGAACCTTGGAGAGGTGAATATGTAAAAAGCATAGTTTATGGAGGGCTTGATGCTATTATCACATGCTTTTCTCTTATTTCCTCCATTTCAGCTACCACTAGTTCTTCtggtaattaatttaatatatacatTTCTCTTTTTCTTAAAGGAATATCACATTCTAATTTTGATCTAATAATGTGTTATGTGAATATAGGGAATGTGTTGGTTTTAGGGTTTGCAAACTTAGTAGCAGATGCAATATCAATGGGGTTTGGAGACATTGTCTCCGCTAGCTCCGAGAGGGATGTCACCATTGAGGAAAGGAGAGTCACAGAATGGGATGTTTTGAATGGTAGAGAAAATGAACAAAGAGATTTAGTTAGATACTATCAATCCCTTGGAATGGATTACAACGATGCAACCGCGGTATGTATAATAGATAAATTCGAATAAGTCAATTCAAATAGAGACCGGTCTTTAATAGATAAATTCGAATAAGTCAATTCAAATAGAGATTGTATTCTTAGGTGAAATGATAATAACCATTATAAGGTTCAAATTCTGGTAATAACGTCCAACCTAGTAATAATCTAGTAACATTTCTTTTGCCAGTTGAGTTAGGTTAGGATTTGCAGATAGTAATTAGTTGTTTCTAAGTTCTAAACATGATTATTTACTTTGGTGCAAGGTTGTGAACATATTTACAAAATACAATGACATACTAGTGGACCAAAGAATGGCAGCTGACAAAGGAATGCTACCAGCAGATCAAGAAAAGAAGCCATGGAAGAATGGCCTAATCACCTTTGCATCCTTCATGGTGTTTGGCTCAATACCTCTGCTATCTTTCATCATCCTTATACCATTTACAGATAATGATTCAGTTAAATTTGTTAGTGCTTGCCTTGTTTCATCACTTGGCCTAGCTCTTCTTGGAGTGGCAAGGGCAAGAATTGCTGGTCAAAACATGACGTTGACCACAGCTGTTACTCTTTTGAGTGGTGTCATAGCAGGAGCTGCAGCTTATTTAGTAGGGTGGTTGTTGAAGCATGTTGCAGGAATAGAAGGTTGATAAACTATAGCTGAATAGAGAATGATTAGCAATGACATCTTTTTTTAGGACTGTTTTTGGCAATGAAAGATGAGTACACAACCTGGCCTAGTACTCACCTTGGACAAAGTCCTAATTTTGTACCTATGTCTAATAT
The Vicia villosa cultivar HV-30 ecotype Madison, WI linkage group LG6, Vvil1.0, whole genome shotgun sequence genome window above contains:
- the LOC131612089 gene encoding vacuolar iron transporter homolog 2.1-like; its protein translation is MDERGDNNNTTRLLLSGDSGDIERKSERPKEPWRGEYVKSIVYGGLDAIITCFSLISSISATTSSSGNVLVLGFANLVADAISMGFGDIVSASSERDVTIEERRVTEWDVLNGRENEQRDLVRYYQSLGMDYNDATAVVNIFTKYNDILVDQRMAADKGMLPADQEKKPWKNGLITFASFMVFGSIPLLSFIILIPFTDNDSVKFVSACLVSSLGLALLGVARARIAGQNMTLTTAVTLLSGVIAGAAAYLVGWLLKHVAGIEG